Part of the Halopenitus persicus genome is shown below.
CCGGCGAGGAGACGAACGCGACGGCCTTCCCGAACTCCTCGGTGGTGCCCATCTCGGTGACGGGCAGCTCCGCGACGCGCAGCTCGCGGACCTCGGCCTCCGAGATCCCCTCGCGCTCGGCGCGGGCCTCGATCTTCTCCTCGATGCGGTCCGAGAGGACGCCGCGGGGGGCCACGCAGTTCGACCGGATCCCGTCGTCGCCCTCCTCGTTCGCCAGCACCTTCGAGAGTCCGTAGATGCCCGGCCGGAACACGTTCCCGATCGTGCCGTGGGGCGTCGGCTCCCGTGCGGAGGCCGCCACGAGGTGGGTGATCGCGCCGCCGGACTCCCGAAGCGTCGGCAGCGCCGCCTTACAGAGCGCGACGGTGCTTCTGAGCACGTCGTTGTAGCCGGAATCGAAGTCGGACAGCGACGTGTCCGCGAACGACGCGTTCGCCGGCCCGCCGTGGTTGGTCACGAGGACGTCGAGCCCGCCGAGCTCGTCGATCGCCGACGCGACCGCGTCCCCGATCGCGTCGGTGTCCGAGAGGTCGAGCTCGACGGGGACGACCGCCGACGATTCGCGGCCCGTGGTCTCGAGGATCGACTCCCGGGCGGCGTCCAGGTTCTCCGGATTCCGCGAGGCGATCGCGACCGAGGCACCCTCCGCGACGAACTGTTCGGCCGCCCCGCGGCCCAGCCCCTTGCTTCCCGCCGCGATGAACACAGACGCGTCTTCCAGTCCGAGATCCATATCCGCGACTGGGGCGCCCGCAGGTTAATCGATTCGGTCGCGGCCATCCCCGGGACCGTGTCAGCCAGCGGTTCGGTCGTAGTCGGGCATCCTTCCGACCGTGCCGATCATCCGTCGGAGCCGCGGTCGATGTGTCGGACCGCCATCGCTCGACGTCCGGCTGGATCCCGGGTGAACACATACGAATATGTATAGTTAGTTTATAAGAATGTGTATATGAAATGGATGGCGTATATCAACTGATCATATATAGATGTTAAACACTTGTATATTAACCTAAATACCAGAATATGCGATCAAAAATTCAAATATATTGGCTTTAGAGGATGGATGTAGGGTGCTGGAGTGACTACGAACTGATACTATATTTGAGATATTACTTATAAATAAACGTATATTTGTTGTGCGTTCCGCGTTCGACGGTCGGTTCCGGACGCGGTGCCTACAGATTCGACTTGCCCGAGCCGCCGTCAATCGGGATCGCCTGGCCGTTGATGTAGCCGGCCTTGGGCGAGGAGAGGAACGCGACGGTGTTGCCGAGCTCCATCGGGTCGCCGATCCGGCCGAGCGGGTTCGAGGAGCCGCGCTCCTTGAGGCCCTGCTCGTAGCTCTCGTACTCGCCGCGCTCGACACCCTGTTCGATCAGGTCCTCGATCCGGGAGGTCTCGTGGGCGCTCGGCAGCACCGCGTTGGCGCGAACTTCCGGCGCGAGCTCCTTGGAGACGGTCTTTTCGAGTCCGATGACGCTCATCCGGACCGAGTTCGAAAGGACCAGCGAGTCGATCGCCTCCTTGACGCTGCGGGAGGTGATGTTCACGATGGTGCCGCCGCCGTCGGCCTGCAGGGGGTCGGCGGCCTCGCGGACGAGTCGGACGACGCTCATCACGAGCAGGTCGTAGGCCTTGTACCAGTCCTCGTCATCAGTTCCCATAAAGGGGCCACTCGGCGGGCCGCCCGCGGAGGTGACGAGGTGATCGAGGCCGCCGAACTCGTCGACGGTCGTCTCGACCAGGTTCCGGATGTCGTCCTCGTCGGTCAGGTCGCCCTGGATCGGGAGCACGCGAGCGCCGTCGGCTGCCTCCTCGCGAAGCTCCTCGGCGGCCGCCTCCAGTTCCTCCTCGTCGCGGCCGTTGATCGCGACGTTGACGCCCTCGCGGGCGAGCGCGGTCGCCGATGCGTTCCCCAATCCACGGCTCGAGGCCGTGACCAGTGCTGCGTTGCCGGCTATTTCCAGATCCATACGGATCGGTACCGAACCGAACACCAAAACCCTTCCCGAATCCGGCCGGATCCGCCGGTGCTCGAGAGTCCTGACACGGCCGGTTCCGGCGGATATCGGTCGATGCGCAACCGTTTTGACGTGTTGTGACAACACCGGGTATGGACCACGTCGCATTCGACGACGCGGAGACGTACGAACCGGACGAGGGCTGGATGCGCGCCGCCCTCGCGGGCAGCGACCAGTTCTCCTTCGAGTGGTTCGAGAAGCCGCCGGGACACAGCTCCCCGATGCACGACCACGAGAACGAGCAGGTTTGTCTCTGCCTCGAGGGCGAACTCACGCTCCACGCCGAGGACGGGACCTCGCTCACCCTCGAGCAGTACGACTCCGCGTTCATCGAGTCCTGGGAGACCCACGCCGTCGAGAACACCGGCGACCAGCGCGCCGTCGGGCTGGACGTCTTCGCACCGGGTCGGTCCTTCGACTTCTGGACCGACCGGGAGGAATGATGTCGGACGGACCGTCGTCGGGAGCGCTGCGGTTCGCACGGACGGTGGACGGCACGGCGATCGTCGGCGACGACGAGGGGTTCATCCCCCTCTCGGCCGCGCTGCCGGACGCCGGCGGCGACCCGATCGCGGCCGCGCGTGCCGCCGACGCGATCGACGTCGAGGCCGCGCCGGCCGACCGGATCCCGGAGGCGGACGTCCGGTTCGCCACGCCGTTCGACCCCGGCAAGCTGTGGGGGATCGGGCTGAACTACGCCGACCACGCCGCCGACCTCTCGGAGGACAGCCCCGACGAGCCGGCGAGCTTCATGAAGCCGACGACCGCGCTCACCTCCCCGGGCGGTCCCATCCGGCTGCCGGCCGAGAGCGACCGGGTCACCGCGGAGGCCGAGCTCGGGATCGTGGTCGGCCGGACCTGTCGGGACGTCGACGAGTCCGACTTCGACGACGTGATCGCGGGGTTCGTCCCGATCATCGACATGACGGCCGAGGACATCCTCCAGCGGAATCCCCGGTTTCTCACCCGGTCGAAGAGCTTCGACACGTTCCTCGTGATGGGTCCGTGGCTCTCGGCGCCCGCGACGACGGACCGGCTCGACGACGTCGCGGTCCGCACCGAGGTCAACGACCAGACGATCGCCGAGAACGGCCTCGAGGCGATGCACTTCTCGCCGCCGGAGCTGCTGGCGTTCCACTCGCGGGTGATGACCCTCGAGCCCGGCGACGTCATCTCCACCGGCACGCCCGGCGCCGGCGTGATCAGGCCCGGCGACCACGTTCGGTCGGTCGTGGAGGGCGTCGGTACGCTCGAGGCGGACGTCCGCTGAGGACAGCTCTCCCGGACCGCCCGCCCGGGTCGCGTCCCGATTCGAGTGCGGGCGTATATATGCCGTCAGTCCCTGGCTGGCGTATGGTAAACGTCGGAGACGAAGCCCCCGACTTCACGGTCCCGCTCGCCGGCGGCGAGGCGTACAACGACCTCTCGGAGTTCACCCTCTCCGACCGGATCGGCGACGGACCGATCGTGTTGGCGTTTTACCCCGCCGCGTTCACGGGCGGCTGCACCGAGGAGATGTGCACCTTCAGCGACCGGCTCCCGAGCTTCGAGGAGCTGGACGCCGACGTCTACGGGATCAGCGTCGACCTTCCGTTCGCACAGAACGTCTGGATCGACCAGGAGGACCTCGCGGTCCCGATGCTCTCGGACTGGAACCACGAGGTGATCCGAAAGTACGACGTCGTCTACGCGGATATGTACGACCAGGTCGAGGCCGCCCAGCGCAGCGTGTTCGTGATCGGCGACGACGGGATCGTGACGTATCGGTGGGTTCGTGACGGCGACAATCCCGACTTCGAGACGCTCGTCTCCGAGGTCCGCGACGCCGTCGCGAATGCGCGCGTGTCCCGCTGATCGCGACCTTCGGGACGGTCCTCTCGGTGACGGTCCTCTCGTCGCCGATCCCATCGACGCCGATCCCATCGACGCCGATCCCATCGACGCCGATCGGCTCTTTTTAAGGTATCACGGACGAAGCCGTCGGTATGAACGTCCGTCACCTCGCGCCGCGTGCCGGCGCGATCGCGTGTCTGGCGACCGCGCTCGCGGGGGCCGCGCCGTTCCTTTTGATCGACGGCCACGCCGAGCTGCTCGGCGACTACTACGGGGCCGGCCCGGTCGGCCTCACGACGATCGTCCTCTTCGCCGCCGTCGGCGTGGTCGCGTTCGCCTCCGCGGAGCGCGGAAACGTGGACCCCGTCACGATGGCCGGCGGGCTGGTCGTCCTCGGCGTCGTCCTCGTGGTCGGGTCGGCGCTCTGGTGGCTGGCGATCGACGAGACGGTGTTGTACAGCTTCCCGCAGGAGTACCGGTGGCTCGAGTGGCATCCCCCGGTGGTCGTCGCCGCGTCGATCGCGGTCGCGGTCGTCGGCGGCGGCTACGCACGGGCCGTCCTCGAGTGACGGCAGCGCGGCGGCGTGGTGCGTCGACGGCCACGCACTGACCGGTGCCCGCGATCGGAGTTCGGCGGAACGAAAGGCCCTTAAGGTGGACCGGTGTACGTGTGGGTGGACTAGGTCGGGCGGTTAGGCCCCGCTCGAAACCCGCGAGGTAGTCTTCAGCGGGGACCGAACGCCGGGGGAGTCCGGTCGGACCGACTCGGGCCCCGGGAGCCAACGTGGAAGCCTCGTCCGACGGGGACAGCGGTTCACGACGCCCGCTCGCAGGAGCGGTCCGTCGTGGTTCATCGGCGGTACCGGGTCAGGCGCGGAAGCGAGCAGCCCATCGCCGGACGTGCGTCGCTCGTCGGATCGCGGGGTGGAGGAGGCAACCGGGATTCCCCGTGTCGGAACGCCGGGCAAACCCGGTCGTCCACCATTCATACCGCGGTCGTGTTCTTACTGCCCAGCGGTCACTCCGTCGCGCCCTCGCGCGACGCCACGACGTCGGTCAGGACTTCCGCGAGTTGTGCCGCCTCCTCGACGGTGAGCTCCGCGCTCGCGATCCCCGTGCCGTGATCGCCGGCGGTCGTCTCGATGCTCACCACGATCCGGTCGTTGTCGTCGGTCGTCTCGACGTCGATCGACGCGTAATCGGGCGATTCGCGGGGTAATCCGACGGAGAGATCGCTCTCGCCGACGCTCACGTCGATCGAGGCTCGGTCCGGCCGGTCCAGGTCGATCGTCGTCCACGGGTCCGTCTCGCTCATAGCGTCCCCAACGGCGGCGATCCCCTTCAGTCGTCCGGCGTCGAGAGCCGTGTGTTTATGACCCGATCCGGTCGAACGTCGATGCGTGACCGAACCACGGACTGTCCGCTGTCTCGGCTGTGACCGGCGGATCGACGCGGACGCCCGCGTGTGTCCCCACTGCGGCGAGCTCCAGCCGACGCCGATCCTCGCCGTCGGGGCGGTCGTGGTCGGGGTGTTCGCGTTCCTGTTCGGGTTCCTGCTCGGGGCGTTCACGGTCGGGGTCACCCGGTGGATCGGCTTCGCGCTCGCGGTCGTCGGGTTCGGCCTCGCCGTCGGCGGGTACACGAGTTACCTGGACGCGAGGGCACGCCGGGGTGGGCGAGCGAGGTAGGCGTCGCCACGACGCTCGAGGGGTCACCGCTTCCGTCCCCGCGTCGATCGATGGGTTCGAAGCCCCCCGGGCCGAAGCCGACGTATGGCAGATCCGACGCGCGATGACCCGACGTCCGGAGCCGACGATGCCGGGGGAGACGACGCGACCGAGCAGCTCGTCGAGAGGGGTCCCGTCACCGCGGAGTACGTCGAGACCGATGACGAGCGCGTGCTGACGTTCGACCGCGACGGCCGGACCGCGGCGATCGTCCAGAACGCCACCGGGTACGCGATCGTGAAGGTCCGGACCGCACCCGACGGGGACGAGCTGGAGCGGTACTACGGGTTCGATATGGCCCTCGACCACGCCGCCGAGCGTCTCGGCGTGGCCGTCGCCGACCTTCCGGTTCCCGAGGCGGCCGCGGATATGGGCATGTGACCGGCTGCGGCCGCAGCCGGCCCCGATCGCACGGCCACTCGTCAAGCTGCAGCGGTCGATCGGTCACCCGCCAAGCTGCAGCGGTCGATCGGTCACCCGCCAAGCTGCAGCGGCTGCCCGGTCACCCGCCCAGTTGGAGCCCGTCGCGCCAGTAGAACCAGGGGCCCAGGACGAGGTAGGTGCCGGCCAGAAACAGCAGGGCGAACGCGAAGACGCGGCCCCAGTAGCCGGTGTTGACGATCGCGACCGCCTGGACGACGCCCATCACGATCGCGTCCTGCGCGTGGAGGTCGGGATAGGTCACCTGCGAGACCATAAGCGCCGCGAGCAGCGCGGTCTCGGGGACCAACACGACCGGGTCGGTGTAGCCCGCCAGGACGGTCGCGGCGATGATGGTCGCCGCGAGGGTCGTCTGGACGCCCTTCGTCTCGTCGCTGTCGAGGTCGTAGGCGGCGTAGAGCCCGAGCCGCGTGACCGCCATCGCGACGTAACACGCGCCGACGCCGATCCCGGCCAGGAAGGCCGGGTCGGTGGCGCCCATCCCGGCCGACTCGAGCGTGATCGCGACGATCGTCGCGGGGGCGACGCCGAAGGTCGCGACGTCGGCCAGCGAGTCGAGGTGGTCGCCGGCGGGCGTGGATCCTCGCTTCCGGGCGATGATCCCGTCGAGCGCGTCGGCGATCGCGCCGAACAGCACGAGCCGGGCCGCGAGCTCGACGTCGACGGTGGCTGCGGCGACCGCTAGGAACCCGATCGCCGCGTTCGTGACGGTGACGGCGTCCGCGAGCCCGAGCCGGCCGGCGAACCGCGGCTTCATATCCACCGGGTCGTGGACGTGCTTTTTACGTGTTGTCATTCCCAGAACCTGGGACCGGACCGCGGTACATAAGCCCGCGGCGACCGGAGGGACGCGTATGCAGCGGAGACGGTTCCTGCAACGTGCGGCCGGGACGGCGACGGTCGCGGCGACGCTTCCCCTCTCGGGGTGTCTCGAGGGCATCGCCGGGATCGGGACCGGCGGGAACGGAGAACCCGACTACGACGTGGGTATGACCGCGACGACGTTCCGCCCCCAGGAGGTCACGATCGCGGTCGGCGAGTCGGTCACTTGGCGGAACACGAGCGCGCGGACCCATACCGTCACCGCCTACGAGGGCGCCATTCCCGAGGACGCCGACTTCTTCGCGACCGGCGGCTACGAGGACGAGGCGACCGCCCGCGACGAATGGTGGAGCGCCCGCGGCGGCGCCCTGGAGAACGCCGAGGAGTTCACTCACACCTTCGAGGTTCCGGGCCGATACGATTACGTCTGCATCCCGCACGAACAGGGCGGGATGATCGGCGCCGTGATCGTCGAGGAGTGACCGATGGTACCGACGGCCGCGGAGCTCCTCGGCGTCGACGTCGCCCTGTTCCTGCTCGTCGGCCTGCTCGGCGGTGCCCACTGTATCGGGATGTGTGGTCCCCTCGTTACGGTCTACGCCGACCGGATGGGTCCCGAATCGGATCCGGCCGGCGACGGTGCGGTCGGTGGGAGCCGCGACTCACACCTCACCACCTACGAGGTCCGCCAGCACGCGCTGTTCAACGTCGGGCGGGCGACGAGCTACACCCTCATCGGCGCGCTCCTGGGCGCGATCGGCGGCGCGGTCTTTCTCACCGCCGAGACGCTCACGTCGACGGCAGGGGTTGTTCGCGGGACCGTCGGCGTCCTCGTCGGGCTGTTCGTGGTCGTGATCGGCGCCCGCTACCTGCTTGGCGGGGCCGCGGCCGGGATCCATCTACCGGGGCTCGAGCGCGTCACGGGTCGCCTGATGACCCACGTCGACCGGCTCGCGAACGGGCCCGGGATCGTCCTCCTCGGCGGGCTCCACGGGCTGTTGCCCTGCCCGATCCTCTATCCCGCGTATCTCTACGCGTTCGCGAGCGGCTCCGCGGCGTCGGGCGCGCTCGCGCTCGCGGCGCTCGGGATCGGGACGATCCCGGCGGTCTTCGCCTACGGAACCGTCATCGAAGCGGTCGACGCGGTCCACCGCAAGCGGCTCCATCGTCTGCTCGGCGTCGTGTTCCTGGCGCTGGGATACGTGCTGTTCGCCCACGGGCTGATGAGCCTCGGGATCCACGTTCCGCACCCGATGTTTCCGTTCTACGATCCCCTGAGCGGCGCGGGGAGTGGGTGATGGGCCCGCAGACGCAACAGTCATTCACGTCCGGCCCGAACCGCCCGTAACCGGAATCGGTCGGCCGTGCCCCGACCGAGCGCGTCACGGCGATCCGACCGAGCGCGTCACC
Proteins encoded:
- a CDS encoding SDR family oxidoreductase, which produces MDLGLEDASVFIAAGSKGLGRGAAEQFVAEGASVAIASRNPENLDAARESILETTGRESSAVVPVELDLSDTDAIGDAVASAIDELGGLDVLVTNHGGPANASFADTSLSDFDSGYNDVLRSTVALCKAALPTLRESGGAITHLVAASAREPTPHGTIGNVFRPGIYGLSKVLANEEGDDGIRSNCVAPRGVLSDRIEEKIEARAEREGISEAEVRELRVAELPVTEMGTTEEFGKAVAFVSSPAASYITGSVIPVDGGWSRRVL
- a CDS encoding SDR family oxidoreductase, giving the protein MDLEIAGNAALVTASSRGLGNASATALAREGVNVAINGRDEEELEAAAEELREEAADGARVLPIQGDLTDEDDIRNLVETTVDEFGGLDHLVTSAGGPPSGPFMGTDDEDWYKAYDLLVMSVVRLVREAADPLQADGGGTIVNITSRSVKEAIDSLVLSNSVRMSVIGLEKTVSKELAPEVRANAVLPSAHETSRIEDLIEQGVERGEYESYEQGLKERGSSNPLGRIGDPMELGNTVAFLSSPKAGYINGQAIPIDGGSGKSNL
- a CDS encoding cupin domain-containing protein translates to MDHVAFDDAETYEPDEGWMRAALAGSDQFSFEWFEKPPGHSSPMHDHENEQVCLCLEGELTLHAEDGTSLTLEQYDSAFIESWETHAVENTGDQRAVGLDVFAPGRSFDFWTDREE
- a CDS encoding fumarylacetoacetate hydrolase family protein, giving the protein MSDGPSSGALRFARTVDGTAIVGDDEGFIPLSAALPDAGGDPIAAARAADAIDVEAAPADRIPEADVRFATPFDPGKLWGIGLNYADHAADLSEDSPDEPASFMKPTTALTSPGGPIRLPAESDRVTAEAELGIVVGRTCRDVDESDFDDVIAGFVPIIDMTAEDILQRNPRFLTRSKSFDTFLVMGPWLSAPATTDRLDDVAVRTEVNDQTIAENGLEAMHFSPPELLAFHSRVMTLEPGDVISTGTPGAGVIRPGDHVRSVVEGVGTLEADVR
- a CDS encoding redoxin domain-containing protein, with the translated sequence MVNVGDEAPDFTVPLAGGEAYNDLSEFTLSDRIGDGPIVLAFYPAAFTGGCTEEMCTFSDRLPSFEELDADVYGISVDLPFAQNVWIDQEDLAVPMLSDWNHEVIRKYDVVYADMYDQVEAAQRSVFVIGDDGIVTYRWVRDGDNPDFETLVSEVRDAVANARVSR
- a CDS encoding DUF7548 family protein, whose amino-acid sequence is MNVRHLAPRAGAIACLATALAGAAPFLLIDGHAELLGDYYGAGPVGLTTIVLFAAVGVVAFASAERGNVDPVTMAGGLVVLGVVLVVGSALWWLAIDETVLYSFPQEYRWLEWHPPVVVAASIAVAVVGGGYARAVLE
- a CDS encoding zinc ribbon domain-containing protein: MTEPRTVRCLGCDRRIDADARVCPHCGELQPTPILAVGAVVVGVFAFLFGFLLGAFTVGVTRWIGFALAVVGFGLAVGGYTSYLDARARRGGRAR
- a CDS encoding DUF7111 family protein; this translates as MADPTRDDPTSGADDAGGDDATEQLVERGPVTAEYVETDDERVLTFDRDGRTAAIVQNATGYAIVKVRTAPDGDELERYYGFDMALDHAAERLGVAVADLPVPEAAADMGM
- a CDS encoding protein sorting system archaetidylserine synthase (This PssA-like phosphatidyltransferase, along with a PssD-like decarboxylase, is required in Haloarchaea for the archaeosortase ArtA to replace the PGF-CTERM sorting signal with a C-terminal lipid anchor.) yields the protein MKPRFAGRLGLADAVTVTNAAIGFLAVAAATVDVELAARLVLFGAIADALDGIIARKRGSTPAGDHLDSLADVATFGVAPATIVAITLESAGMGATDPAFLAGIGVGACYVAMAVTRLGLYAAYDLDSDETKGVQTTLAATIIAATVLAGYTDPVVLVPETALLAALMVSQVTYPDLHAQDAIVMGVVQAVAIVNTGYWGRVFAFALLFLAGTYLVLGPWFYWRDGLQLGG
- a CDS encoding cupredoxin domain-containing protein yields the protein MQRRRFLQRAAGTATVAATLPLSGCLEGIAGIGTGGNGEPDYDVGMTATTFRPQEVTIAVGESVTWRNTSARTHTVTAYEGAIPEDADFFATGGYEDEATARDEWWSARGGALENAEEFTHTFEVPGRYDYVCIPHEQGGMIGAVIVEE
- a CDS encoding sulfite exporter TauE/SafE family protein; its protein translation is MVPTAAELLGVDVALFLLVGLLGGAHCIGMCGPLVTVYADRMGPESDPAGDGAVGGSRDSHLTTYEVRQHALFNVGRATSYTLIGALLGAIGGAVFLTAETLTSTAGVVRGTVGVLVGLFVVVIGARYLLGGAAAGIHLPGLERVTGRLMTHVDRLANGPGIVLLGGLHGLLPCPILYPAYLYAFASGSAASGALALAALGIGTIPAVFAYGTVIEAVDAVHRKRLHRLLGVVFLALGYVLFAHGLMSLGIHVPHPMFPFYDPLSGAGSG